One region of Flavobacterium pisciphilum genomic DNA includes:
- a CDS encoding phenylacetate--CoA ligase, giving the protein MIPEIEKGSLEEIKIFQEQKLTELLTYISQKSPFYKALFENKKIDISAIKTLEDLQLLPVTTKEDLQNNNDDFLCVPITKVIDFASTSGTLGDPVTFGLTDADLDRLAYNEAISFDCAGIKEGDIVQLMTTIDRKFMAGLAYFLGLRKLKVGVIRVGAGIPELQWDSILKYNPSYLITVPSFLLKLIEYAENHNIDYNNSSIKGAICIGEPLRNQDFSMNILSKKITEKWDIKLFSTYASTEMSTAFTECEHENGGHHHPELIIVEVLDEDNNPVKNGEAGELTFTTLGIEAMPLLRFKTGDIVQLHDTPCACGRNTLRVGPVIGRKKQMIKYKGTTLYPPAMNDVLSDFDAIENHIIEIFTNDLGTDEILIKIAVKNQSDELLSEIKDHFRAKLRVTPKIEFTSKEILNPLVFNPMSRKPIRFFDNR; this is encoded by the coding sequence ATGATTCCAGAAATAGAAAAAGGTTCTTTAGAAGAAATTAAAATTTTTCAAGAACAAAAATTAACTGAACTTTTGACTTATATAAGTCAGAAATCTCCTTTTTACAAAGCTCTTTTTGAAAATAAAAAGATTGATATTTCTGCTATTAAAACATTAGAAGATCTTCAACTTTTACCTGTTACCACCAAAGAAGATCTTCAGAACAATAACGATGACTTCTTGTGTGTACCCATTACTAAAGTTATCGATTTTGCATCTACTTCAGGAACTTTAGGAGATCCTGTGACTTTTGGCTTAACCGATGCTGATTTAGATAGATTGGCTTATAATGAAGCTATTTCTTTTGATTGTGCAGGGATTAAAGAAGGCGATATTGTACAGCTTATGACCACAATTGATCGTAAATTCATGGCTGGATTAGCTTACTTTTTAGGATTACGAAAATTAAAAGTTGGTGTAATTCGTGTTGGTGCAGGAATACCTGAACTGCAATGGGATTCCATCTTAAAATACAATCCTTCTTATTTAATAACAGTTCCTTCCTTTTTATTAAAACTGATTGAGTACGCCGAAAACCATAATATCGATTATAATAATTCGAGCATAAAAGGTGCAATCTGTATTGGAGAACCACTTAGAAACCAGGATTTTTCAATGAATATTTTGTCCAAAAAGATCACTGAAAAATGGGATATAAAGCTATTTTCAACTTACGCTTCTACCGAAATGAGCACCGCATTTACTGAGTGCGAACATGAAAATGGAGGACATCATCATCCCGAACTAATCATTGTAGAAGTTCTTGATGAAGATAATAACCCCGTTAAAAATGGTGAAGCTGGAGAACTAACGTTTACTACTTTGGGTATCGAAGCCATGCCTCTACTACGTTTTAAAACTGGTGATATTGTTCAGTTACATGACACTCCTTGCGCTTGTGGAAGAAACACATTACGTGTTGGGCCAGTGATTGGACGCAAAAAACAAATGATAAAATATAAAGGGACAACTCTTTATCCACCTGCAATGAATGATGTTTTAAGCGATTTTGATGCTATCGAAAATCATATTATCGAAATATTCACCAATGATTTAGGGACCGACGAAATCCTGATTAAAATTGCAGTGAAAAATCAATCTGATGAATTATTGTCTGAAATCAAAGATCACTTTAGAGCCAAATTAAGAGTAACTCCAAAAATAGAGTTTACTTCAAAAGAAATACTAAATCCATTAGTTTTTAATCCGATGAGCCGTAAACCAATTCGTTTTTTTGATAATCGTTAA
- a CDS encoding C45 family autoproteolytic acyltransferase/hydolase, translated as MKKQIQIVFLIGFLLVFLSCGTSKSMHHQPDIANYDTILPVVKKQSDSVFSSGNNTFLKNKQGLWELYLEGDAYQIGLNSGALTDSLLKKQERIFFSKIKDLVPSKFKQNMLRNFLKWYNRKLYLNVPEEYQTEIYGVSQYTSHDYDAIASQYLRNLYLHAAHDIGHALQDLALVGCSSFAAWDEKSENGNLILGRNFDFYVNDAFAKDKIVAFIKPKTGHPFMMVTWPGMIGAVSGMNQEGITVTINAGKSKIPLIAKTPISILTREILQYAANIDEAIAIAKKATVFVSESIMVGSASDNKAVLIEVSPHKFGVYEVPNNNQLICSNHFQSDALKDDKRNKKQILNSHSKYRYDRMQELFGETPKINPKKAAEILRNRDGLRNIKLGYGNEKSLNQLMAHHGIIFKPEEKLVWVSSNPYQLGEFVCYDLNKIFKNREQTDTIVSLSQSQLNIAKDSFLSTTEFKNYQKFRTEDQKIDSYLRNKDKISAEFIQEYQSLNPDYWVVYYKVGFYFYQKKEYALAQSHFEKALTKEITTLPEKQKVEKYIKKIKSKLK; from the coding sequence ATGAAAAAGCAAATTCAGATTGTCTTCCTAATTGGTTTTTTGTTGGTGTTTCTTTCATGTGGCACGTCAAAATCAATGCATCATCAGCCTGATATAGCAAATTATGATACTATTTTACCCGTTGTAAAAAAACAATCCGATTCGGTATTCTCATCTGGAAATAATACCTTCTTAAAAAACAAACAAGGTCTTTGGGAACTATATCTCGAAGGAGATGCTTACCAGATTGGTCTTAATTCTGGAGCACTAACAGATTCTCTTTTAAAGAAACAAGAACGCATCTTCTTCTCTAAAATTAAAGATTTAGTGCCTTCAAAGTTTAAGCAAAATATGCTTCGTAATTTTTTAAAATGGTACAACAGAAAATTATATCTCAACGTTCCTGAAGAATATCAAACTGAAATTTACGGTGTTTCTCAATACACATCTCATGATTATGATGCAATCGCATCACAGTATTTACGCAATTTATATTTACATGCAGCACATGACATTGGCCATGCATTACAAGATTTAGCTTTAGTAGGTTGCTCCTCATTTGCTGCTTGGGATGAAAAATCTGAGAATGGAAATTTAATCCTCGGACGTAATTTCGATTTTTATGTAAATGATGCTTTCGCAAAAGACAAAATCGTAGCCTTTATAAAACCAAAAACAGGGCATCCGTTTATGATGGTAACTTGGCCAGGAATGATTGGAGCAGTTTCGGGAATGAATCAAGAAGGAATAACTGTAACAATCAATGCTGGAAAATCAAAAATTCCGCTAATTGCAAAAACTCCGATTTCTATTCTTACTCGTGAAATTTTACAATATGCAGCCAACATTGATGAAGCAATTGCTATTGCAAAAAAAGCAACCGTATTTGTTTCAGAATCAATTATGGTGGGAAGTGCCAGCGACAATAAAGCAGTTTTAATCGAAGTTTCTCCACACAAATTTGGAGTTTATGAAGTACCAAATAACAACCAGCTTATCTGTTCAAATCACTTTCAAAGTGATGCTTTAAAAGATGATAAACGAAATAAAAAACAAATTCTTAACAGTCATTCAAAATACCGATATGACAGAATGCAAGAACTTTTTGGAGAAACTCCAAAAATCAATCCTAAGAAAGCTGCCGAAATACTTAGAAACAGAGATGGTTTAAGAAACATAAAACTTGGTTATGGCAACGAAAAATCCTTAAATCAATTAATGGCTCATCACGGTATAATTTTTAAACCTGAAGAAAAATTAGTTTGGGTTTCTTCCAATCCATATCAACTAGGCGAATTTGTTTGTTATGACTTGAATAAAATATTTAAAAATCGGGAACAAACTGATACAATTGTATCTTTGTCACAAAGTCAATTGAATATAGCCAAAGATTCTTTTTTATCTACAACCGAATTTAAAAATTATCAAAAATTCAGAACTGAAGATCAAAAAATCGACTCATACCTAAGGAATAAAGATAAAATTTCTGCTGAATTTATTCAGGAATATCAATCTTTAAATCCAGATTACTGGGTAGTCTATTACAAAGTTGGATTCTATTTTTATCAGAAAAAAGAATATGCTTTAGCACAAAGCCACTTTGAAAAAGCATTAACAAAAGAGATCACAACACTTCCTGAAAAACAGAAAGTTGAAAAATATATTAAAAAAATCAAAAGCAAGTTAAAATGA
- a CDS encoding phytoene desaturase family protein, producing MKERYDIVIVGSGLGGLVSAIILAKEGYSVCVLEKNNQFGGNLQTFVRDKTIFDTGIHYIGGLSEGQNLYKYFKYLGIIDDLKLKKMDEDGFDIISFEDENKEYPHAQGYENFVNQLLKHFPEEKEAIENYCKKVIATCDSFPLYNLRWEGKYDSDILTLNAKQTIDEITDNKQLRAVLAGSNFLYAGIEDKSPFYVHALSVNSYIQSSWRCINGGSQITKQLIKQLKKHGGEVYKYKEVVRFNTENNNITSVTMKDGTEVSATYFISNIEPKTTLKMVGEENFRKSFYSRIQSLEGVISAFSLYIVFKPNTFKYINHNYYHFKNSNEVWTAHEYDENTWPKAYMASMNASKKEEEWADGMTFITYMKFDDLLPWADTFNTTAEKNDRGESYEEFKTRKATTFLNEIEIKFPGIKDCIQSIHTSTPLSYRDYIGGHNGNMYGYIKDSNNPMKSFIASKTKLNNLYLTGQSINMHGVLGVTIGAVVTCSEIVGKEYLVNKINQASE from the coding sequence ATGAAAGAACGTTATGATATTGTTATCGTAGGAAGCGGTTTAGGCGGTCTAGTTTCGGCTATTATTCTTGCCAAAGAAGGATATAGTGTTTGTGTACTCGAAAAAAACAACCAGTTTGGTGGAAATCTCCAAACATTTGTACGAGACAAAACCATCTTTGACACAGGAATCCACTACATTGGAGGATTGAGCGAAGGACAAAATTTGTATAAATATTTCAAATATCTAGGAATTATAGATGATTTGAAATTAAAAAAAATGGACGAAGATGGTTTTGATATCATTTCCTTTGAAGATGAAAACAAAGAATATCCTCATGCTCAAGGATATGAAAATTTCGTCAACCAATTATTGAAACACTTTCCTGAAGAAAAAGAAGCAATAGAGAATTATTGTAAAAAAGTAATAGCTACCTGTGACTCGTTCCCTTTATACAATTTGCGTTGGGAAGGAAAATACGATAGTGATATCTTGACTCTTAACGCCAAACAAACCATTGATGAGATAACTGATAATAAACAATTAAGAGCTGTGCTTGCCGGTTCTAATTTTTTATATGCTGGTATTGAAGATAAATCTCCTTTTTATGTACATGCATTATCTGTAAACTCATATATTCAGAGCTCTTGGAGATGCATAAATGGTGGAAGTCAAATTACAAAGCAACTCATCAAGCAACTAAAAAAACATGGTGGAGAAGTTTACAAATACAAAGAAGTAGTTCGTTTTAATACCGAAAATAACAATATTACTTCCGTTACAATGAAAGATGGAACTGAAGTTTCTGCAACTTATTTTATTTCCAATATTGAACCCAAAACTACATTGAAAATGGTTGGTGAAGAAAACTTCAGAAAATCATTTTACAGTCGCATTCAGAGTCTCGAAGGAGTCATTTCGGCATTTAGTTTATATATCGTTTTTAAACCAAACACATTCAAATACATCAATCATAACTATTATCACTTTAAAAATAGTAATGAAGTCTGGACTGCGCATGAATACGACGAAAATACATGGCCAAAAGCATACATGGCTTCGATGAATGCATCCAAGAAAGAGGAAGAATGGGCAGATGGTATGACTTTTATTACCTATATGAAATTCGACGACCTATTACCGTGGGCAGATACATTTAATACGACTGCAGAAAAAAATGATCGTGGAGAAAGTTATGAGGAATTCAAAACCCGAAAAGCAACTACGTTTTTAAACGAAATTGAAATAAAATTCCCTGGAATAAAAGATTGTATTCAATCCATTCATACTTCTACTCCACTCTCTTATCGTGATTATATTGGCGGTCATAACGGAAATATGTATGGCTATATAAAAGATTCTAATAATCCCATGAAATCATTTATTGCTTCAAAAACCAAACTAAATAATTTGTATTTAACAGGACAAAGTATTAACATGCATGGCGTATTAGGAGTAACTATTGGAGCCGTTGTTACCTGCTCTGAAATAGTTGGAAAAGAATATTTAGTAAACAAAATCAATCAAGCCTCTGAATAA
- a CDS encoding 1-acyl-sn-glycerol-3-phosphate acyltransferase → MHHYFYAIHLFVNRRKSLSVFLAIAVLLIFGFFASQIKFEEDITKLIPTNDKTDVTAKVLKQLNFADKITVIFQLEKGGTDEDLKEMAAVFTDSIAKTCKPYITAVQGKIDEENIQETIDFVYNNVPLFLDDKDYATIQSKLQQDSIAATVQGNYKSIISPSGFITKDFILQDPLGISFIALKKLQQLNVGDDFTLDNGFVMTKDKKKLLLFITSNLPPSETEKNSIFVAKLNTIKDNLNEQFKTKTSVSYFGSALIAVANANQIKSDIVLTTTIAMITLMLILILFYRKVFIPLIIFLPTVFGALFAVAFLYFVKERISAISLGIGSILLGITIDYSIHILTHYKHNSDVKTLYKDITMPVIMSSSTTAVAFLCLLFVKSDALNDLGIFAAVIVMSSAFFSLLIVPHLYKPKENNFDHKKNVIDRLAHFSFHNNKFLIGFCVLITIICCFTYNDVGFNNDLSQLNFVPKEIKAAEKKLEESTTSLTSKTIYLASYGNSMEDVLQKNSHLFNTLAKEKQQNKILNYSSVGGIMLSQKEQKQKIDKWNLFWDSNKKQHLKSQLITEGTKLGFKSSAYTPFFDHLDATFKPVSYQDYLKISALQLQEFISEKNGFFTISTLVKVTPQQRDHFVKSTSSHDNLLAIDRQQMNETFFSTLNSDFNLLVNYSFVAVILILFFFFRRIELVIISCIPIALTGIVTAGIMGLFNIELNIFSMIVCTLIFGHGVDFSIFMTSALQKEYTTGKNEIAIYRTSIILAVITTILGIGALIFAKHPALQSISSISLIGVFAALIITFIFYPILFKLFLSNRPKNGKAPFQLRSFIQGVTSFLYYGLGGILMSIFSLTIMKILPLKEKTKIKGFRYFISKFMKSVLYTNPFVVKKVVNIHNETFEKPAVLISNHSSFLDILAVGMLSPKIIYLVSDWVYNSPVFGATVRKAGFYPVSEGLEGGIEHLRQKIEEGYSLMVFPEGTRSESNQIKRFHKGAFYLAEHFNLDIIPIVIHGTSEVLPKGDFIIYDGAITVSILDRITPENLSFGKNYTEKTKQISTFFKSEFKKIREKNEGPDYFKKMIINSFDYKELEIINSVKKNLNTNLETYYLLNKHINPEARVLHLSNDYGQLDLLLALQEPQRKIDSYTTDEEKHAVAKTNYIVKKRAIHYLENLESVLQKRYDVVLISDDSHNSIIEKIIPLTSCFILINSASLKDTFLNFGYTCTNEEDKIIVLKNE, encoded by the coding sequence GAAGAAAACATTCAAGAAACAATTGATTTTGTTTACAACAACGTTCCTCTTTTTCTAGATGATAAAGATTATGCAACCATTCAATCCAAATTGCAACAAGACAGTATTGCTGCAACTGTACAAGGAAATTACAAATCAATAATTTCGCCATCAGGATTCATTACCAAAGATTTTATATTACAAGATCCATTAGGGATTTCATTTATAGCCTTAAAAAAACTACAACAATTAAATGTAGGTGATGATTTTACTCTAGATAATGGTTTTGTAATGACTAAGGACAAAAAGAAATTACTTCTATTCATTACTTCTAATCTGCCTCCTAGCGAAACAGAAAAAAACTCCATTTTTGTAGCAAAGCTCAATACCATAAAAGACAATCTAAACGAGCAATTTAAAACAAAAACTTCCGTAAGTTATTTTGGTTCAGCACTCATCGCTGTAGCAAATGCAAACCAAATAAAAAGTGATATTGTACTTACTACAACTATTGCAATGATTACCCTTATGCTTATTTTGATTTTATTTTATCGAAAAGTATTTATTCCGCTAATCATTTTTCTACCTACTGTATTTGGAGCTCTGTTTGCAGTTGCCTTTTTATATTTTGTAAAAGAAAGGATCTCTGCAATCTCACTAGGAATCGGTTCCATTCTTTTGGGAATTACAATAGATTACTCCATTCATATTCTTACCCACTACAAACACAACAGTGATGTAAAAACGCTATACAAAGACATAACCATGCCCGTAATAATGAGTAGTTCAACAACTGCTGTTGCATTTTTATGTTTACTTTTTGTAAAATCAGATGCGTTAAATGACTTAGGTATTTTTGCAGCGGTAATTGTAATGTCCTCAGCATTTTTCTCACTCTTAATCGTTCCACATCTATACAAACCAAAAGAAAATAATTTTGATCATAAGAAAAATGTAATTGATAGACTTGCTCATTTTTCATTTCATAACAATAAATTCTTAATTGGTTTTTGTGTCCTAATTACAATCATTTGTTGTTTTACCTACAATGATGTTGGTTTTAATAATGATTTATCACAGCTAAATTTCGTTCCAAAAGAAATTAAGGCTGCCGAAAAAAAACTTGAAGAAAGCACCACTAGTTTAACTTCTAAAACTATTTATCTCGCATCTTATGGAAATAGTATGGAAGACGTTTTACAAAAAAACAGTCATCTTTTCAATACTCTCGCAAAAGAAAAACAGCAAAACAAAATACTAAATTATAGCTCAGTAGGAGGAATTATGCTTTCGCAAAAAGAGCAAAAGCAAAAAATAGACAAATGGAATTTATTTTGGGATTCCAATAAAAAGCAACATTTAAAATCCCAATTAATTACAGAAGGGACCAAGCTTGGATTTAAATCTTCAGCCTATACCCCATTTTTTGATCATCTCGATGCAACCTTTAAACCCGTTTCCTATCAAGATTATTTAAAAATAAGTGCCTTACAATTACAAGAATTTATTAGTGAGAAAAATGGCTTTTTCACCATCTCAACATTAGTAAAAGTTACGCCTCAACAACGTGATCACTTTGTAAAATCAACTTCATCCCATGACAATTTACTGGCAATTGACCGCCAACAAATGAATGAAACCTTTTTTAGTACACTTAACAGCGACTTCAATTTACTTGTAAATTATTCATTTGTTGCAGTAATTCTTATTCTCTTTTTCTTTTTCAGAAGAATCGAACTGGTTATCATAAGTTGTATTCCAATTGCATTAACCGGAATTGTAACTGCCGGAATCATGGGACTTTTTAACATCGAATTGAACATTTTCAGCATGATTGTATGTACGCTGATTTTCGGACATGGAGTCGATTTTAGTATTTTCATGACAAGTGCATTACAAAAAGAATATACAACCGGAAAGAACGAAATCGCAATCTATAGAACCTCTATCATCCTTGCTGTAATAACAACCATTCTAGGAATTGGTGCATTGATATTTGCCAAACACCCTGCATTACAATCGATTTCTTCGATTTCACTAATTGGAGTATTTGCAGCCTTGATAATTACATTTATTTTTTATCCCATTTTATTCAAACTGTTCTTATCCAACCGTCCAAAAAATGGAAAGGCTCCTTTTCAACTTCGTTCTTTTATCCAAGGAGTTACCTCGTTTTTATATTATGGCTTAGGTGGCATTTTAATGTCCATTTTCAGCTTGACAATTATGAAAATACTACCATTAAAAGAAAAGACAAAAATAAAAGGATTCCGTTATTTCATTTCAAAATTCATGAAATCCGTTTTGTATACTAATCCTTTTGTAGTCAAAAAAGTAGTTAATATTCATAATGAGACATTTGAAAAACCAGCTGTACTCATCTCCAACCATTCCTCATTTTTAGACATTCTTGCTGTTGGAATGTTGAGCCCAAAAATCATTTATCTAGTAAGTGATTGGGTTTACAATTCTCCTGTTTTTGGAGCTACAGTAAGGAAAGCAGGTTTTTATCCCGTTTCTGAAGGACTAGAAGGAGGCATTGAACATTTACGACAAAAAATAGAAGAAGGCTATTCATTAATGGTATTCCCAGAAGGAACACGATCTGAAAGCAATCAAATAAAACGATTCCATAAAGGAGCATTTTATCTGGCGGAACATTTTAATCTAGACATTATTCCAATTGTAATTCATGGTACTTCAGAAGTATTACCAAAAGGAGATTTCATTATATATGACGGTGCAATAACTGTTTCTATTCTTGATCGAATTACTCCCGAAAACCTTTCTTTTGGAAAAAATTATACCGAAAAAACAAAACAAATAAGTACGTTCTTTAAATCAGAATTCAAGAAAATACGTGAAAAAAATGAAGGCCCCGATTATTTCAAAAAAATGATTATCAATAGTTTTGATTACAAAGAATTAGAAATAATAAACAGCGTAAAAAAGAATCTAAATACCAATTTAGAAACCTATTATCTATTAAACAAGCACATAAATCCTGAAGCTAGAGTCTTACATTTAAGTAATGATTATGGTCAACTAGATTTACTATTAGCATTACAAGAACCACAGCGAAAAATTGATTCCTATACAACAGACGAAGAAAAACATGCTGTTGCAAAAACAAATTACATCGTTAAAAAAAGAGCCATCCATTATTTAGAAAATCTTGAATCTGTCCTGCAAAAAAGATATGATGTAGTTCTAATTTCGGATGATAGTCATAACTCTATTATTGAAAAAATTATTCCATTAACATCTTGCTTTATTTTAATAAATAGCGCGAGTTTAAAGGACACATTTCTTAATTTTGGCTATACTTGTACAAATGAAGAAGACAAAATTATAGTCTTAAAGAATGAATAG